In Arthrobacter burdickii, one DNA window encodes the following:
- a CDS encoding MFS transporter, which produces MSTTLQQPPVSNPRMARRVAGASFVGTALESYDFYVFGTAAALVFNTVFFTEQDPLAGTLSAFLVFAMGFVARPLGAILFGHLGDRIGRKRTLIWTITLMGLATGAVGLLPDYTTIGVWAPIILTVLRLLQGLSLGGEWGGSILIATEHAEPRKRALYASIPQLGSPVGTMLISAIFLVLAVVAPDVMTSWGWRIPFLLAFPFLAVAIYLRLAIDETPVFQETDRRHALPRVPFLEVLKSQPVAIVVAIASAVLGIGSYFLMVTYTQAYGTQTLGLSQETVLNAALVGSVLQLATIPAFGYLAMRIGSAKVVAGGALGTALIAFPLYWIISIATEPMYIAAIILGGILPTASWAALGGLMADIFRPATAFTALSFAYSIAAIVAGFVPSITQRLGIATGGAWWHPGVVLAVLSLVTVAGALGAAVLRARTADPVPAARSAA; this is translated from the coding sequence GTGTCCACAACCCTGCAGCAGCCCCCCGTATCGAATCCGCGCATGGCCCGCCGCGTCGCCGGAGCCTCCTTCGTCGGAACCGCCCTCGAGTCCTACGACTTCTACGTGTTCGGCACGGCCGCCGCACTCGTCTTCAACACCGTCTTCTTCACCGAGCAGGATCCGCTCGCCGGAACGCTGTCGGCCTTCCTGGTCTTCGCGATGGGGTTCGTCGCCCGCCCCCTCGGCGCCATCCTGTTCGGGCACCTCGGTGACCGGATCGGCCGCAAGCGCACCCTGATCTGGACCATCACCCTGATGGGACTGGCCACCGGCGCCGTCGGACTGCTGCCGGACTACACCACCATCGGCGTCTGGGCCCCGATCATCCTCACCGTGCTCCGGCTGCTGCAGGGCCTCTCGCTCGGCGGCGAGTGGGGCGGTTCCATCCTCATCGCCACCGAGCATGCCGAACCGCGCAAGCGCGCGCTGTACGCCTCCATCCCACAGCTCGGCTCCCCCGTCGGCACCATGCTGATCTCCGCCATCTTCCTCGTCCTCGCCGTCGTCGCCCCCGATGTCATGACCTCGTGGGGCTGGCGTATCCCGTTCCTGCTCGCCTTCCCGTTCCTCGCCGTCGCGATCTACCTGCGGCTCGCCATCGACGAGACGCCCGTTTTCCAGGAAACGGACCGGCGACACGCGCTCCCCCGCGTCCCCTTCCTCGAGGTCCTGAAGTCCCAGCCCGTCGCCATCGTGGTCGCCATCGCCTCCGCGGTGCTGGGAATCGGTTCCTACTTCCTGATGGTCACGTACACGCAGGCCTACGGCACGCAGACCCTCGGCCTGTCGCAGGAGACCGTCCTGAACGCCGCCCTCGTGGGATCCGTCCTCCAGCTCGCCACCATCCCCGCCTTCGGTTACCTGGCCATGCGCATCGGCTCCGCGAAGGTCGTCGCCGGCGGCGCGCTGGGCACGGCCCTGATCGCCTTCCCCCTCTACTGGATCATCAGCATCGCGACCGAGCCGATGTACATCGCCGCGATCATCCTCGGCGGTATCCTCCCGACCGCCAGCTGGGCCGCCCTCGGCGGGCTGATGGCGGACATCTTCCGGCCGGCGACGGCATTCACCGCCCTGTCCTTCGCCTACAGCATCGCCGCCATCGTGGCGGGCTTCGTGCCGTCGATCACGCAGCGGCTGGGGATCGCGACGGGCGGCGCCTGGTGGCACCCCGGCGTCGTCCTGGCGGTCCTGAGCCTCGTGACCGTAGCCGGAGCGCTGGGTGCGGCGGTCCTGCGCGCGCGAACGGCGGATCCCGTGCCCGCCGCCCGCAGTGCGGCATAG
- a CDS encoding organic hydroperoxide resistance protein, with the protein MGALYTAVATASGDGRNGKARTDDGELVVDLAVPKEMGGTGGATNPEQLFAAGYAACFHSALKLVASRGKARISDTAVTAEVSINAVDGRAFQLAVALHAEIGGVDQETADRLVEQAHQVCPYSNATRGNIEVTVDATVG; encoded by the coding sequence ATGGGTGCTCTCTACACTGCAGTGGCAACAGCGAGCGGCGACGGACGCAACGGCAAGGCGCGCACCGACGACGGGGAACTCGTCGTCGATTTGGCGGTCCCGAAGGAGATGGGCGGCACCGGCGGTGCGACGAACCCCGAGCAGCTCTTCGCCGCCGGCTATGCGGCCTGCTTCCACAGCGCGCTGAAGCTCGTCGCGAGCCGCGGCAAGGCGAGGATCAGCGACACGGCGGTCACCGCCGAGGTGAGCATCAACGCGGTCGACGGTAGAGCGTTCCAGCTGGCCGTCGCCCTGCACGCCGAGATCGGCGGAGTGGACCAGGAGACCGCGGACCGGCTCGTCGAGCAGGCGCACCAGGTCTGCCCGTACTCGAACGCGACCCGCGGCAACATCGAGGTCACCGTGGACGCCACCGTCGGCTGA
- a CDS encoding TetR/AcrR family transcriptional regulator yields the protein MMNAQLPVRERILASATRLFDTTSIRSVSADRVISDAGTTKVTFYRHFQSKDHLVVAYLDSQLEQLKTVVARERMDRDACAVLLRLATVNGTAACRPGFRGCTFINAAAEYPAEGNPVRDAVDRYRTWLHGVVAELLDELGADQPDVVADQLIMLRDGAMVHGFMGDASAVTRSLVTAGRAIVAAHVRTPLPA from the coding sequence ATGATGAACGCGCAGCTTCCCGTCCGCGAGCGCATCCTCGCCTCGGCTACCCGACTGTTCGACACCACCAGCATCCGCTCGGTCAGCGCCGACAGGGTCATCTCCGACGCCGGCACCACCAAGGTGACGTTCTACCGGCACTTCCAGTCGAAGGACCACCTTGTGGTCGCGTACCTGGACAGCCAGCTCGAGCAGCTGAAGACCGTCGTGGCGCGGGAACGGATGGACCGGGACGCGTGCGCGGTCCTGCTCCGTCTCGCCACCGTCAATGGCACCGCGGCCTGCCGGCCGGGCTTCCGCGGGTGCACCTTCATCAACGCCGCGGCGGAGTACCCGGCGGAGGGCAACCCGGTCCGGGACGCCGTCGATCGCTACCGGACCTGGCTGCACGGCGTGGTCGCCGAACTCCTGGACGAGCTGGGAGCGGACCAGCCCGACGTCGTCGCGGACCAGCTCATCATGCTGCGGGACGGAGCGATGGTGCACGGCTTCATGGGCGATGCGTCCGCCGTGACCCGGTCCCTCGTGACCGCCGGGCGCGCCATCGTCGCCGCCCACGTCCGCACGCCGCTTCCCGCCTGA
- the acs gene encoding acetate--CoA ligase: MSAERQGDAFENLLHEERRFPPSEEFAANAVAQPSLYDEAREQGTEFWARQARNLLTWDSDFTQTLDWSDAPFAKWFVGGTVNAAYNALDRHVEAGLGDRVAIHFEGEPGDTRTITYAELTREVKKAANAFEALGVQKGDRVAVYLPMIPEAVVTMLACARIGAVHSVVFGGFSADALRSRIDDAEAKIVVTSDGTYRRGKPSPLKPAVDGALEKEGHTITSVVVVRRNNEPVQWTEGRDLWWHDVVDTASDEHTAVAHDAEHPLFILYTSGTTGKPKGILHTTGGFLTQTAFTHRNTFDLRPETDVFWCTADIGWVTGHSYVAYAPLVNGATQLMYEGTPDTPHQGRWWELIEKYKVSILYTAPTAIRTFMKWGRDIPKKYDLSSIRVLGSVGEPINPEAWMWYREVIGGGKAPIVDTWWQTETGAHMIAPMPGVTATKPGSAQVAVPGIAIDVVDEMGESVPNGSGGYLVIREPWPAMLRGIWGDPERFKETYWSRFDDMYFAGDGAKKDEDGDIWLLGRVDDVMNISGHRLSTTEIESALVSHPSVAEAAVVGASDETTGEAVVAFVILRGSAKDDDDIVTTLRNHVGKEIGPIAKPRNILVVPELPKTRSGKIMRRLLKDVAEGREVGDATTLSDPTIMQQIAVSLRK, encoded by the coding sequence ATGAGCGCCGAACGACAAGGCGACGCCTTCGAGAACCTGCTGCACGAGGAACGCCGTTTCCCGCCCAGCGAGGAATTCGCCGCGAACGCCGTCGCGCAGCCGTCACTCTACGACGAGGCGCGGGAACAGGGAACGGAGTTCTGGGCCCGGCAGGCCAGGAACCTCCTCACCTGGGACTCGGATTTCACGCAGACGCTCGACTGGTCGGACGCACCGTTCGCCAAGTGGTTCGTCGGCGGCACCGTCAACGCGGCGTACAACGCGCTCGACCGGCACGTCGAGGCGGGGCTCGGGGACCGCGTGGCCATCCACTTCGAGGGCGAGCCCGGCGACACCCGCACCATCACGTACGCGGAGCTGACCCGCGAGGTCAAGAAGGCGGCGAACGCCTTCGAGGCCCTCGGCGTGCAGAAGGGTGACCGCGTGGCGGTCTACCTGCCCATGATCCCCGAGGCTGTCGTCACGATGCTCGCCTGCGCCCGCATCGGCGCCGTCCACTCCGTGGTCTTCGGCGGCTTCTCGGCAGACGCCCTCCGCAGCCGCATCGACGACGCCGAGGCCAAGATCGTCGTGACCTCGGACGGCACCTACCGCCGCGGCAAGCCGAGCCCGCTCAAGCCCGCCGTCGACGGCGCCCTCGAGAAGGAGGGTCACACCATCACCAGCGTCGTGGTGGTGCGGCGCAACAATGAGCCGGTCCAGTGGACCGAAGGACGCGACCTCTGGTGGCACGACGTCGTCGACACGGCCTCGGACGAGCACACGGCCGTGGCGCACGACGCCGAGCACCCCCTGTTCATCCTCTACACCTCGGGCACCACCGGGAAGCCGAAGGGCATCCTCCACACGACCGGGGGCTTCCTCACGCAGACCGCCTTCACCCACCGGAACACCTTCGACCTGCGCCCCGAAACGGACGTCTTCTGGTGCACGGCGGACATCGGCTGGGTCACCGGGCACAGCTACGTCGCCTATGCACCCCTCGTGAACGGCGCGACACAGCTGATGTACGAGGGGACGCCGGACACGCCGCACCAGGGCCGCTGGTGGGAGCTCATCGAGAAGTACAAGGTCAGCATCCTCTACACGGCACCGACGGCCATCCGCACGTTCATGAAGTGGGGCCGCGACATCCCCAAGAAGTACGACCTGTCCTCCATCCGCGTCCTCGGATCCGTCGGGGAACCGATCAACCCCGAGGCGTGGATGTGGTACCGGGAGGTCATCGGCGGAGGCAAGGCTCCCATCGTGGACACCTGGTGGCAGACGGAGACCGGCGCCCACATGATCGCGCCGATGCCGGGCGTGACCGCGACCAAGCCCGGTTCGGCGCAGGTCGCCGTGCCGGGGATCGCCATCGACGTCGTCGACGAGATGGGCGAGTCCGTGCCCAACGGATCAGGCGGCTACCTGGTCATCCGCGAGCCGTGGCCGGCCATGCTCCGCGGCATCTGGGGTGACCCCGAGCGCTTCAAGGAGACCTACTGGTCCCGCTTCGACGACATGTACTTCGCAGGGGACGGCGCCAAGAAGGACGAGGACGGGGACATCTGGCTCCTCGGCCGGGTCGACGACGTCATGAACATCTCGGGCCACCGCCTGTCGACCACGGAGATCGAGTCCGCACTGGTGAGTCACCCGTCCGTGGCGGAGGCGGCCGTCGTCGGTGCAAGCGACGAGACGACGGGCGAGGCGGTGGTCGCGTTCGTCATCCTGCGCGGTTCGGCCAAGGACGACGACGACATCGTGACCACCCTGCGTAACCACGTGGGCAAGGAGATCGGACCCATCGCCAAGCCGCGGAACATCCTGGTGGTCCCCGAACTGCCGAAGACGCGCAGCGGTAAGATCATGCGGCGCCTGCTCAAGGACGTCGCCGAGGGCCGCGAGGTGGGCGACGCCACCACGCTGTCCGATCCGACGATCATGCAGCAGATCGCCGTCTCACTCCGCAAGTAG